A region of Panicum virgatum strain AP13 chromosome 8N, P.virgatum_v5, whole genome shotgun sequence DNA encodes the following proteins:
- the LOC120684911 gene encoding phospholipase A1-Ialpha2, chloroplastic-like — translation MAAAAKLAVVAPGAPTTTARHRACAPLAVSSATPVTFSLSSVTNKQEAITSAATAVVKKEAVAPPTTGGRAEAALTTPPPACTWQEVHGANDWRGLVEPLHPLLRAEIVRYGELVAACYRAFDLDPRSKRYLNCKHGKRQMFRAVGMDGAGYAVTKYIYAAPDVALPMGAGRSRSKSRWMGYVAVASDGEAARLGRRDILVSFRGTVTGSEWLANFMSALAPARFDPADPRPDVRVESGFLSLYTSDDFSGKFTTGSCRNQLLSEISHLVAKHKNEGISITLAGHSMGSSLALLLGYDLAELGLNSYPNGGTIPITVYSFAGPRVGNLEFKNRCDQLGVKVLRVANVNDPVTKMPGVLFNESARVLAGRYELPWSKACYAHVGVEVALDFFEAGDIACVHDLQAYIDQLLKCTNDSPVASDSTIMKEEEEGMRRRVASMFESWRWQMVAVRAGELMQVLGI, via the coding sequence atggccgccgccgcgaagcTCGCCGTCGTGGCGCCGGGCGCGCCGACCACGACGGCACGCCACCGAGCCTGCGCGCCCCTCGCGGTGTCGTCCGCCACTCCCGTGACCTTCAGCCTCAGCAGCGTGACGAACAAGCAGGAGGCCATCACttcagcggcgacggcggtggtgaagaaggaggccGTGGCGCCGCCCACTACAGGCGGCCGCGCCGAGGCGGCGCtaaccacgccgccgccggcgtgcacgTGGCAAGAGGTTCATGGCGCCAACGACTGGCGCGGCCTGGTGGAGCCGCTCCACCCGCTGCTCCGCGCCGAGATCGTCCGGTACGGGGAGCTCGTGGCGGCGTGCTACCGGGCGTTCGACCTGGACCCGCGCTCCAAGCGGTACCTCAACTGCAAGCACGGCAAGAGGCAGATGTTCCGGGCCGTCGGCATGGACGGCGCCGGGTACGCGGTGACCAAGTACATCTACGCGGCGCCCGACGTGGCGCTGCCGATGGGCGCCGGCCGGTCGCGCAGCAAGAGCCGGTGGATGGGGTACGTCGCCGTAGCCTCGGACGGGGAGGCAGCGCGCCTTGGCCGGCGAGACATCCTCGTCTCCTTCCGCGGGACGGTGACCGGCTCGGAGTGGCTGGCCAACTTCATGAGCGCGCTCGCGCCGGCGCGCTTCGACCCCGCAGACCCCCGCCCGGACGTGAGGGTCGAGTCGGGGTTCCTCTCCCTCTACACCTCCGACGATTTCTCCGGCAAGTTCACCACCGGCAGCTGCCGCAACCAGCTACTTTCCGAGATCTCCCACCTCGTCGCCAAGCACAAGAACGAGGGCATAAGCATCACCCTCGCTGGCCACAGCATGGGGAGctccctcgccctcctcctggGCTACGACCTCGCCGAGCTCGGCCTAAACTCCTACCCCAATGGCGGCACAATCCCAATCACCGTCTACTCCTTCGCCGGCCCGCGCGTCGGCAACCTCGAGTTCAAGAACCGATGCGACCAACTCGGCGTCAAGGTCCTAAGAGTGGCGAATGTGAACGACCCGGTGACCAAGATGCCCGGCGTTCTCTTCAACGAGAGCGCTAGGGTTCTAGCAGGGCGGTACGAGCTGCCGTGGAGCAAGGCCTGCTACGCCCATGTCGGCGTAGAGGTTGCCCTCGACTTCTTCGAGGCTGGCGACATCGCCTGCGTACACGACCTGCAGGCCTACATTGATCAGCTTCTCAAGTGCACCAACGACAGCCCCGTTGCTTCTGATTCGACAATAAtgaaagaagaggaagaaggtaTGCGGCGTAGGGTTGCGTCGATGTTCGAGTCGTGGAGATGGCAAATGGTGGCAGTACGCGCTGGTGAGTTGATGCAAGTGCTTGGGATCTGA